A region of the Mangifera indica cultivar Alphonso chromosome 10, CATAS_Mindica_2.1, whole genome shotgun sequence genome:
ttgggtttttttacGTCTTTGTACATAATGATGCTTTTGCATTGATGGAGGTGTATTTGTTTGCAGATTGTCTCCTCAGTTTGGGATTAGGGTTTTAAATTCTGGGTTGAAGACAGTTTGTTGTACATTCTGGTTTTATTTCAGGATTTGATGTGGATTTGGCTTAGATAAATTGGAggaatttatatttacaaaatggAGGGAAGTCCAAACTTTACTCCAATTGACACTTTAGATATAAAAGCTCTGATTTTGCGGAAGATAGGGCATCAAAGAGGTCAGAGCTACTTTGATCAGCTTAGcagattttttagttttaagatTAGCAAGTCTGAGTTTGACAAATTTTGTATTAGGACTATTGGTAGGGAAAATATCACTCTTCATAATAAGTTTATTAAATCAATTGTCAAGAATGCGTGTGTAGCCAAAGTTCCGCCAGTCAAACATATCAAGAAAGTAGGAAGCAGCCTTAATATTAAAACAGTAAGTGGAAGCCAGAGAAGTAGTCTTCAGTCCCTTTATGGGGATGCATTTCCCCCATCTCCTCGGAAGGGTAGGTCTATGGTTAATCGTGATAGAAAATTTAGGGACCGTCCTAGTCCGTTGGGGCCTCTTGGAAAGCCCCAAAGTTTTGCTGCTGTTGAGGAATCAGTTTCTAAGGCACAAGAGCAGCAAAGTGCAACTGAGTTACTTTCGCTGGGTAGTAGACCTCCTGTGGAAGTCCTATCTGTTGAAGATGGAGAAGAGGTTGAGCAGGCAGCTGGAAGCCCAAGTGTTCAAAGTAGAAGTCCAGTCACTGCTCCTCTTGGAATTTCCATGAATTTTTGTGGAGCTCGTGAATCtcttttcaatatatctatacGTAATGACTACCATCCAGTGACATGTCTGAACAGTGCTGAGCTACCTGATACAAGATCATTAAGAAGTCGTTTGGAACAAAAGTTGGCGAGGGAGGGAATTACTGTCTCGGTGGACTGTGCTAACCTATTAAATAATGGGTTGGATGTGTATTTGAAGAGGTTGATCAGGCCTTACATTGCTTTGGCTAGGTCAAGGTATCAAAATGAACACCTGAAACAACAAATTGGTCGCCTTATACCCAGTTTCAATGGTATGAGGTACATGCAAAGGCCTACAAGATCCAAGTATGCATCTATGTTGGACTTCCGAACTGCAATGGGGTTGGATCCCAAAGTACTTGGAGAAGCTTGGCCAGTCCAACTTGAGAGAATTTGCTTCTATGCTTCTGAAGAATGAATGAAACATCTCCTGGATACAGTTTAgaaatttataagattatttcaatataaattgatgattacttttattaaatcaattattttaccttttctGTAAAGTTTCTTCTCTATCAACTATGGAGTTCTTACAACCATTAACCCAGTTAAATAAGTCGCAAAAGCTGTCAGATGTTTTGGATCAGGTTGacaaaatatcatttgaatGTCAGCAGTGATGTCTGTTTAGAAGGGGGCCATGTCTATATGATACATGTATAGTTTTAGATAGTAATGAAAAACTCAGTGTTTAGGTGTTCAAAACTGTTCTTCAATAACAATCAAGTTGTGCTTGCCCCTTATGATGTAACAACATTAGAATGAAAGAAAgtatttttaagttattaagGTCAGTTGTTCAACCTTTTTATTATTCCTTTTTGATCATGCCTGACTCTCTTGAAGATGGTATGAAGATAATTAGATTTGAAAAGCTACATGTAGGTCATGTATCAATGTCAGTTAATTACAAACCTTTGAATAACTATTCTTTCAGCATGGCAGCTTGATTTAGGTATTGATATTTTGCATCAATGTTGGATTAGTGGATGGTTGAAACTCTATAATGATGCCTTCATCTTGTTCAGTAAGATCTGGAAATTGATAAGATTTTCCTTTGCCATCAAACTGTTGCACTCTTGTCAGTCTGCACCGACACATCACTATTGTCAGTTGATCTTATTATCATTCTAACATTTGAGACCAGCTTAAAAATGAAGGcactttttgtttggtttgttgttgCGGTGTTTACTTTCTAAGCAATGTTTTTGCCTAAGAAATCACTTCATAACATCACTGGAACTGAGTTATCATTCAATTTGAAGTTCTTCAGAAGGCATTTCTTAGATTGAGATCTCTCTCCATTGGTCCTTAGTACTAAAGTGCAATTCTGATTGAAGTTACAAGATGTTTGCATCCTTTCACAGGTGAGTTTTGCTTTTTCACTTTTGTTTCACTTTCAGGATGGATGAATACAGAAAACGATATGCTATTCTGTTTGAGCTTCTTTCAGGGAGGCTGTGAGGAGATTAAGGCTGTAGCATATCAAAATATGCTTCAGCATCCACATTCATGTATAAAAATTGAATGCATAAGTACTGCATATATAGTCATTTTTTATACTGTGCATTCCTCTGCATACATTCACTATACCTTGCATTTGGCTGACTTATTGTAGAGCTTAGTGACCAAAAACTGTCTAGTGTGCATCATTTGATTAATGTTTAAAAGCCCGACACATCTCATTTTGGGTGGTTGCTACAGAAGtaaacatattttttctctGAAAATATCTGTTAATGTGAACGCTTTGTGAATGGAGATCCTTCCAGTGCGGCATGCTCTAGAACCAGATTGATATCATGTTCTTAATGGTTTAAAAATGTCTGACTGAACATGTTATAATAAAACAATCCAATTACCACAATCTATGAACTTTCTTTATCATCATTGAATGCAATGGAGTATGAAGGTGTAGACTGGTGTAGACTAAATGTTTGTCTTACCTAATATTCGAGTCCATATTGTGCGACTGTTGTCACAAGATTATCCTACTGCAGGAAGGTTTAGGTGTTTGGTGAGTTCGTAACTATGAAAATGTTCAGAATGTTTGACTGAGGATTCTGCAGTGGAATGGAGAAGGCAGCAGACATTATTCTTCCCCTCGGGAGGAGCATGAAATGATTGTTAATCTCACAACTCCTGAACCTCTTTTCTCTGAGCAAAATCGTCAAGGTCTTGTACTGAGGGTACAGCGGTAACTTTAGTAGTTTCAGATTAGTCAGAATACTTTTCAGTATAAATTTAGTATTTTCTATTCCGGGCATGTTGCCGGAAGCCAGGGACTTCAAAAGAAGTAATCATCATGAAGAAACACCAATTTGAACTCAGCTCGAATCAAAGGCTGGCATGAGATCAAGATTAACTCACTCAATTGGTGAACGGTTATATTGGAGAAGAAGGAAAATTACTGACAAGACAAACTTTGAGGCAATAATGCAACAAGACATCAATCTCAAACCAAGTGAAAAAAAGGTCTTTTGAGCCAAGCAACAAGCAAATATCCAAGCTCAGGTTGCTCAAATCGAATTCACCCATACTTAGTTCAAGACTGATCTTTGACTGAATTCTCAACTGTTTCCAAATCTTCGAACTATTTTTTCCTGTCAGTAGTCTGCTATAAGCTAGGTTAACCCTCACAATAAATTGTTAGAGCAGAATcatgataaatttgataactgggaaacaatttaaattaagatgGAAATGATGTCTATTACAGAAGTTTAGAATGTGTTTGGTGAACAAAAAATGGGGCAATACTTGACTAACTTTCAGATTAAACATCTGTAAGACTAGTACCTAACTGCTTTACAACCTTAACATATTTGTCTATTTGAATTACTGCAAAGTAAATGTAGTtctccttaaaaaattaattaattaaattggaaaaaatgGTTGCAGCATGATCTACATCAGAAATGGATTGAGCTCATAAATTTCTGCTTTGACCTAGCTTCAGATGAAGATACTGCAATTGCCAACCTATGACAACAGTAAAAGATTATACATGTAACACTGCATGCAACCACCAGCAATTTTATGTAAACCTTTATCTTGAGGCTTGTCAAGGCTATTTCAATCAGCTATGCCGGCTTTGTCGAGGCTTGCCATGTATGTCAAATAGATTGTCCAtagatatgaaaatgaattgCTCACCAAGGGCTGTCAAGATACAACACCACCAACAAACTCACAAGTAAGAAAATCAGTTTCTCACAATGAAGAACAGCAAAAAGCTTGACCACAGGCAGGGTAGTCCCAGCTAAGCCCTTAGCACAAGGGAATAATAACAAAAtgctataaaaacaaaaacttcatCACATACCTGTAAATGAACAGGGATAAATTTGAATGTGATAAAATCGCATAAGGGCCAGTACATAATGCCACTTATCAGGGTAGGGAGCAGGTCTCGTTTTAATCGAGCAACAATCTCTTCACCATTCTCACCTAAACAATCATAACAAATACTTAGAACTCCAACATATACGTATTCTATAGAACACACCTTGGTGGCTTGGCCATCTTCAGAAAAAATATAGAtagtatatttattaatttaacagTATTTAGGCACTTCCTAAAAAAACACATGTTAAAAGAATATTCAGAAACTTGTATGAAACAGATGTTTGCCTTCAAACAGGATATCCACTATCAATCCCAAAATGTTTAACCCAGTAGTATTAATAAAACTTGGTATGAACATTGGCTGGCTGGTTACAATTTTACTTTGTCAAACATACCTGAACATAGCTTTAGTTTTGTTAAGACTCAGTGGTGCTATTTATACTACAAACTAAGACTCAATTAACTTGGTTAAAATTCAGCATCAAAACATGATGAAACTATTCAGAAATTTGCAGCATTTATATGGACATTATAAAGCATACTGGCTCAGTTGTACAACATGTTGATTTTAAGCATTGTGCCATGTGATGGTAGTAGTTTGCAACATCACCAAGAATTTTCCAACTATTAGATTAGCACAATTTGCATAATCAAATCTAATATGAGATATACCCCAAAATCAAGGTTGGCATGTTGAATATAATCTTAATCCTGAAGGATTAATTGACCCCAGCCCCATACCATCCTTGTTCACAGTACAAACTCAAAAGCTGAATGCCCAATAATAAGGTAGGCACATAGGAATCAGAAATGCTAAGCATAAATGTGCACATAAAGATTCTGAAAAagcaataatatttaatgaaagGCAAGataatttactaaaattaaTCCAAGGCATGCATTAGCtcaagtatataaaaaataataaccatCCATGCAAAGCAATAGTCATCTTGagaaattcaacaaattaaaaatccATTGTACCTTGCAGACATGCATTCACTGATAAGAAAACTACTGTCATTAAAGGCCCATAAAGTATCTGTCCCATGGCGATTTTCTTCAGGGTAGTTATTAGATCTCGCTTAGGAAAGACTTTCGACACAAAGTTGAACCAAAAATGCAAAGATGGTCCTAAAACTATCATCCCATATCCAGCCATACGTAAAGTCCTCACCAAATCAAAAGGTTTTGAAGATGAAAGAGTCTGAAGAAGATTTGACAGTAAGTACCAATCAAAATTAGGCAGAAAGCACCGTAAGTAGAAAAAATAGTTGTGTTGAAACGAGGAAGGAATGCAAGCAATaacatataatatcaaatatataaatttacagATTAGCAAAGGTAATTAAAAGAAATCACAACAACAAGAATAATCAAACAACTTAATAGTATAGAAGCAGAAAGGGAAGCCACAAAGcacatagatataaaaataaggaGCGAAATACAATCTAGAAAATTACTGTCAACCCCTTTTCAGTAGCCTATCATCTCACTTACTACCATGGATAGTAGaacagatttaaaaaaataattcataaagaaGAGACAGGTCTCTCAATGAATTTTACTCAACAAATTAAATCACCTCATGAGGAACAAGGGGTTAACTGTAAATCTTAAtcacaacaataataatttgttgcagccattcattattttttatttttaaactttaagattCTGCAGACATTGATTGAATTTGACACTCAGACCAGCAGTTCTCTCACATCCTATAGTAACCATATGTTTTCAATTCTCTGAAAGTATCATCAAATTGCCTCCACAGCATTCAAGTCCTTCCACAGATTTTATGATAAACCTACCCTATTATTTCGAAGTTATGGAATCCATCATTGTTTGCTAATATATATGCTACAAAGGATCAAAGTCAAGATATTATGCAAGATCAAAGTTTTTCGCATGACATGAAAGACTCTTTAAGATTCTAAATATGTCTCTATCCCGGGATACTACATCACTACAATAAACCATAATACAATTACCACTGTAATATAATTAGCTCAAGGATACTTAAAGTGCCAGCATGATTATAACTCACATTGAATTGAGCATGGGCAGAGCCAGCATAGGTCCAAGAGGGTTGGTCCTCAtgaacttttcaattttttccttaaGTTAGAGTCGAATGGCTGATTCTTTAGAAATTGTTAACCGGCAAAATTAAGTTTCCTTAAAGAACTACATTTTACTTCTTCAACAGGCTGATTAGAGCAGCAATAATCAAGATTTATTGCATCCTGTTCGGCAGATACCAGTAATATTTTTATGACTTTTTTATTTAGCCCTTCtatgttttgattgattaaCATCTTGGGAGTAAAAATGGTTGATAAGATGAAATAAAGActtaaagatatattatgtgataaatttattattagtatttttgttgacaattttgagttttgtcatttcctagATCTTGCCCCTCATGGATCGCATTCACAGCTCTGCCAATTAGGGTGTTGCTTGCATCATTATTTCACCCTTGACATACATTAATCTCCAATGGCTTTAAGCTCGTGTTTATGAGTTAAAGCTAACAAAATGTTGGTGATGGAATTAACACCAATGAGACAAACATTGAATAATGATGGTACTCAGTGTAAGAAAGCATGAACACAATGagatttttaacatgatttaGTTTGCTGTTTTGAGAAAATAGGAGTATGATTACAATGAGTGCACTAAAAGTTGTAGAAGTTTTCGATGTCCCTAAACCTTTGTACGATCTTTAATTtatagaagaagaaacaaacgTTACATGTATAACTATCTCTGTCAAGTGTAATATCATCAATCTGGATGGGTGCCATTATCATCAGTTGAACGTGTGCTCTCGATATGGTAGGAAAGTAAGTGCACTtcaattgtaaataataatatcataggAAGTGGATTATCTTGGTTCATGTTACCCCATGTTTAGGACCATGGCATTACAAAAATTCCATAACCTATCTCCATTAAAGCATATCGGTATCTATCCATAAATTTGAACTTGTGAATTCGAACcttaaattttgttaaccaCAATTGACCAACTCAATCCACAACAAGAAATCAAACACTACTGAAAACGTaccatacaaaaataaaatgttcctGTCAGTGAATTGAAGCACCATTTTGTTTCAtattaatatcaacaataaactAACCCCAATATTAGTTGAGTAATCAAGGACATGACCATGTTTGAATTCTGATTCTTCAAGGCACCTGCCTATTGAAAAGTCCAAAGATGGTAGAGTTTGAGGAAATAAAGAggcaaaacaaaataaactgaGAGTTTTCCACGGTCAAAGCACAAATACTAAAAACAGTCCAATTTATATCCTTCTATGTTAATTTTCTCATCAACCAAACAGAAACAAAACAGAAATTGAATTCTGATACCAGAATCAAatcacaaaaacaaagaaaaacccACAACTGGGAAAgcattttaaaacttattcatttatttaattacctGAGACGACAAATCAGCAGCAGTATAAATAAGCGCGCAGGTGATACTCTTTGTAAGCACAGGCCGTGACTTCACCATCCCCAAGTACCACCCCACGAACCCAGTCTTCGAAGACGACGGGGTTCGGGAAATAAACGCAGAAAAGACGGAAGAAAATGGGGAAGGAGAGACCTCATTGTATTCCCTGACGGATTTCCTCCAAAAATTCGGGAACTTGTTGTAATCTTTCTGCGCCTGGTTTTTAAGCGGGCTTCGGTATATTCTGGCAACCGGGTCAGTGAAAAAGTCGTTGAATTTCTTATTGTGTGACTGTAAAAGCTGGGAAACGGTGGCGTTTCTCTTGAGAGCGGCTCTCATTTTGGATTGTGAGTGCAGGGTTTTGGAgggttttttagtttttatagaaaaaatgaaagagacAGGGGGCTGATTGTCACAAATTCAAACGTGGATTGCGTGTAGCGACTTTACTTTTGCATACAGTTTATTGATGGGCTTGTAAGAGCAGTTACCGCGAGTGTAAATTAGTGTATACTCGCTTTTTGACCCATTAAATCCATGCTTTCCTTTTTCTACCTTGACTAGTTGCTCTTCTACCTCGaatgttttcataattaattaaacattgaTCCGGTAGAGGAAATGTTTAGTCGATCAAATAGTTCGATTGATAGcttgattgatttattatttaaaaataatgtttcaaataattttaaataatttattattaaatatataattaaaattattttttgttgatggGTGATAATCCAACTAATCGAATCAATTAGATGATtctgatttttaaaactatgctTCAAATAAGTGTtctttagataaaataatttttggtctgattttaaaaactttgacTCTTTTTGACcttaatagagataaaatttttcaataaaaataaaaatatgacagggacaaaggtaaaaaatatattgtaattAGGGATAgagatacatgtgtcccctcctcTCTCCGACACATCCCTTCCCCTATCCTCGTTGTTGTCCTTGTCCCCATCTTTGttcctttatattaataaatttacttaaaatattaatatatatttatagttttagattatttatgttttttaaatttatttagatttttttatgtatattaaagtggttaatatattatatttgtgatttttgaaatagtgggttgattttaattttacttaattttgttgtttaatatatttatattatatttagagaatatgaagaaaaaaaaaattttacaggTACCGGAAAAAGATTTTTTCCCTCAAAGATATAGGGAAGATGgaaaagagatttttctttacagagaaatgacaaataatcattttcatcctcatTCTCATAACGAGAATAAATCAGAGatagaaattgatattttctgtGCCGCTCCTTGTTTCCATCCCTAATgttcttaacttttttttttattaaaaaaaaactattattcccgttacaaactttaaaaatgatatatttctaCATTCACGaagattttcttattaattctTGTAAAATTCAGGGAAAAGATTAAAATACTT
Encoded here:
- the LOC123227124 gene encoding protein SYM1-like, which produces MRAALKRNATVSQLLQSHNKKFNDFFTDPVARIYRSPLKNQAQKDYNKFPNFWRKSVREYNEVSPSPFSSVFSAFISRTPSSSKTGFVGWYLGMVKSRPVLTKSITCALIYTAADLSSQTLSSSKPFDLVRTLRMAGYGMIVLGPSLHFWFNFVSKVFPKRDLITTLKKIAMGQILYGPLMTVVFLSVNACLQGENGEEIVARLKRDLLPTLISGIMYWPLCDFITFKFIPVHLQPLVSNSFSYLWTIYLTYMASLDKAGIAD
- the LOC123227339 gene encoding uncharacterized protein LOC123227339, yielding MEGSPNFTPIDTLDIKALILRKIGHQRGQSYFDQLSRFFSFKISKSEFDKFCIRTIGRENITLHNKFIKSIVKNACVAKVPPVKHIKKVGSSLNIKTVSGSQRSSLQSLYGDAFPPSPRKGRSMVNRDRKFRDRPSPLGPLGKPQSFAAVEESVSKAQEQQSATELLSLGSRPPVEVLSVEDGEEVEQAAGSPSVQSRSPVTAPLGISMNFCGARESLFNISIRNDYHPVTCLNSAELPDTRSLRSRLEQKLAREGITVSVDCANLLNNGLDVYLKRLIRPYIALARSRYQNEHLKQQIGRLIPSFNGMRYMQRPTRSKYASMLDFRTAMGLDPKVLGEAWPVQLERICFYASEE